A window of the Cyanobacteria bacterium QS_8_64_29 genome harbors these coding sequences:
- a CDS encoding DUF4079 domain-containing protein has protein sequence MDLPSFLWLWQTAAWSMGLVALAYTMQAISGAMLSWQRRRQQPRPPWLRPLHYSVGIVLVLLVLLLLGIGIVGTLGHYGSLGHSPHLAAGVSVVGLVLLSAWSAMQIGTQRPWARSLHVGTNAVLLLGLAAVLLTGWDVVQQYLD, from the coding sequence GTGGATTTACCGTCGTTTCTTTGGTTGTGGCAAACCGCCGCCTGGTCCATGGGGTTGGTTGCCCTGGCCTACACCATGCAGGCCATCAGCGGCGCGATGCTGTCCTGGCAGCGGCGGCGGCAGCAGCCGCGGCCGCCCTGGTTGCGACCGCTGCACTACAGCGTAGGCATCGTCCTAGTGTTGCTGGTGCTGCTGCTGTTGGGAATCGGCATTGTCGGCACGCTGGGTCATTACGGTAGCTTGGGGCACTCGCCGCACCTGGCAGCCGGAGTGAGCGTGGTGGGGTTGGTGCTGCTATCGGCCTGGAGCGCGATGCAGATTGGCACCCAGCGGCCCTGGGCGCGATCGCTGCACGTGGGCACCAATGCCGTGCTGCTGTTGGGGCTGGCAGCGGTCTTGCTGACCGGCTGGGACGTCGTGCAGCAATACCTGGACTAG
- a CDS encoding photosystem II oxygen evolving complex protein PsbP has product MLPHRILAALLALSLALAGCSGTALERYTDSRTGYEFRHPNSWVSVDVSEASGNVDALFQDLVERTENLSVVISEVEPEQTLEGLGTPSEVGRRLIAQTLAPLASQREAQLLSARQKREETQTYYQLEYRVELPESEPRHNLASVAVSRGKLFTLSVSTPQRRWEQRADTFQTVVDSFYVY; this is encoded by the coding sequence ATGTTGCCTCACCGGATTCTGGCCGCGTTGCTTGCCCTGAGCTTGGCCTTAGCCGGCTGCTCGGGGACGGCGCTGGAGCGCTATACCGATTCGCGCACCGGCTACGAATTCCGCCATCCCAACAGCTGGGTCTCGGTGGATGTGAGCGAAGCCAGCGGCAACGTCGATGCGCTCTTTCAGGATTTGGTCGAGCGCACCGAGAACCTGAGCGTAGTCATCAGCGAGGTGGAACCGGAGCAAACCCTGGAAGGCTTGGGAACGCCCTCGGAGGTCGGTCGCCGCCTGATCGCGCAAACGCTCGCCCCATTGGCGTCGCAGCGGGAAGCCCAGCTGCTGAGCGCCCGGCAAAAGCGCGAGGAGACCCAAACCTACTATCAGCTGGAGTACCGCGTCGAGCTGCCCGAGTCAGAGCCGCGCCACAATTTGGCCAGCGTGGCAGTCAGCCGCGGCAAGCTGTTTACCCTGAGCGTCTCGACCCCGCAGCGGCGGTGGGAGCAGCGCGCCGACACCTTCCAAACGGTGGTTGACTCCTTCTACGTCTATTAG
- the thiO gene encoding glycine oxidase ThiO — protein MNASRDTLILGGGIMGLAIALALRQRGASVAVLERDGRQAAARAAAGMLAPQAEGIPPSPMRDLCLESRSRYPDWIRWVEELSGIDTGYWPCGFLAPILKPDAEASHPSREADETAHWLDREAISYHQPGLGEAIVGGWWYPEDAQVDNLALMRALRQAAQQLGVALFEGVQVEGIQRRGSAVAGVRTSAGEFAAEQYVAASGAWMRELLPMPVRPIKGQMLALQMPEPAPVTLQQVLFGPNVYIVPRRDGRAIVGATVEDVGWQPQTTPAGIRMLLERAARIYPALDRWSFREQWWGYRPATPDRLPILGRGPADNLYVAAGHFRNGILLAPVTAEIVADLALPGREHPLLAHFRYDRFSPSRTSQSLPEARPSAKSSNSRFPMMATPSSPPSPTEANGAPTEDATLTVGGRTFRSRLMTGTGKFPDADTMRASIAASGAQIVTVAVRRVREGAPGHQGLVEALDWTDLWMLPNTAGCQSADEAVRVARLGREMAKIVGQQDNTFVKLEVVPDPQYLFPDAVGTLRAAEQLVAEGFTVLPYINADPVLARQLQDAGCATVMPLGSPIGSGQGIRNVESLQIIIEQAQVPVVVDAGIGAPSEAAQAMELGADALLINSAIARAQDPVAMGRAMNVAIEAGRLAYQAGRIPVQDQARASSPAAGVPDGNGAAAVQLEAGETAT, from the coding sequence ATGAACGCATCCCGCGACACGCTGATTCTGGGCGGCGGCATCATGGGCCTGGCGATCGCGCTGGCGCTGCGGCAGCGCGGCGCCAGCGTCGCGGTCCTGGAGCGCGACGGCCGGCAGGCAGCGGCGCGCGCTGCCGCGGGAATGCTCGCCCCCCAGGCCGAGGGCATTCCGCCCAGTCCCATGCGGGATTTGTGCCTGGAGTCGCGCTCGCGCTACCCGGACTGGATTCGCTGGGTTGAGGAGCTCAGCGGCATCGATACCGGCTACTGGCCCTGCGGGTTTCTAGCGCCCATCCTCAAGCCTGATGCGGAGGCGAGCCACCCCAGCCGGGAAGCAGATGAGACGGCCCATTGGCTGGATCGCGAGGCCATTAGCTACCACCAACCCGGCCTGGGCGAGGCCATCGTCGGCGGCTGGTGGTACCCCGAGGACGCTCAGGTGGACAACCTGGCCCTGATGCGCGCCCTACGCCAGGCCGCGCAGCAACTGGGGGTGGCGCTGTTCGAGGGCGTGCAGGTTGAGGGCATCCAGCGGCGCGGATCGGCCGTTGCGGGCGTGCGCACCTCGGCGGGGGAATTTGCCGCCGAGCAGTACGTGGCCGCTAGCGGTGCCTGGATGCGGGAGCTGCTCCCGATGCCGGTGCGCCCGATTAAAGGCCAGATGCTGGCGCTGCAGATGCCGGAGCCGGCCCCTGTGACGCTGCAGCAGGTGCTGTTTGGCCCCAATGTTTATATCGTGCCGCGGCGCGACGGCCGCGCCATCGTGGGCGCCACGGTTGAGGATGTGGGCTGGCAGCCCCAGACCACCCCAGCCGGCATCCGCATGTTGCTCGAGCGTGCCGCGCGGATCTATCCGGCACTGGATAGGTGGTCGTTCCGGGAGCAGTGGTGGGGCTATCGCCCGGCCACCCCTGATCGCCTGCCCATTTTGGGGCGCGGCCCGGCGGACAATCTCTACGTGGCCGCCGGGCACTTTCGCAACGGCATTCTGCTGGCGCCCGTGACGGCCGAGATTGTGGCCGATCTGGCGCTGCCCGGGCGCGAGCATCCGCTGCTGGCGCACTTTCGCTATGATCGCTTCAGCCCATCCCGCACCTCGCAATCGCTGCCCGAAGCCCGCCCGAGTGCCAAGTCCTCCAACAGCCGCTTCCCCATGATGGCTACGCCCAGCTCGCCCCCATCGCCAACTGAGGCCAACGGTGCCCCAACAGAGGACGCAACTCTGACTGTCGGTGGCCGGACGTTCCGCTCGCGCCTCATGACCGGGACGGGCAAATTCCCCGATGCCGACACCATGCGCGCCAGCATCGCCGCCAGCGGCGCCCAAATCGTGACGGTAGCCGTGCGCCGCGTGCGGGAAGGAGCCCCCGGCCACCAGGGCCTAGTGGAAGCCCTCGATTGGACGGATCTGTGGATGCTGCCCAATACGGCCGGGTGCCAGAGCGCCGATGAGGCAGTGCGCGTTGCCCGCCTGGGGCGCGAGATGGCCAAAATCGTCGGCCAGCAAGACAACACCTTCGTCAAGTTGGAAGTGGTGCCAGATCCCCAATACCTGTTCCCCGATGCGGTGGGGACGCTGCGGGCGGCCGAGCAGCTAGTTGCCGAAGGCTTTACCGTCCTGCCCTACATCAATGCCGATCCGGTCCTGGCACGGCAGCTGCAGGATGCCGGCTGCGCCACGGTCATGCCGTTGGGCTCGCCCATCGGTTCCGGTCAAGGCATCCGCAACGTCGAGAGCTTGCAGATCATTATCGAGCAAGCGCAGGTGCCGGTGGTGGTGGATGCCGGCATTGGGGCACCCAGCGAGGCCGCCCAGGCCATGGAGCTAGGCGCCGACGCGCTTTTGATCAACAGCGCGATCGCGCGGGCGCAAGACCCAGTAGCCATGGGGCGGGCCATGAATGTCGCCATCGAGGCCGGTCGGTTGGCCTATCAGGCCGGGCGCATTCCCGTGCAAGACCAAGCGCGCGCCAGCTCGCCGGCGGCAGGGGTTCCAGATGGCAACGGCGCTGCCGCCGTCCAGCTCGAAGCGGGCGAAACGGCAACCTGA
- a CDS encoding septum formation inhibitor Maf → MPAAPSLVLASASPARRRLLQAAGIEPIVHPSDVDESQLQAQEPVALANELAQRKAAAVAPHYPDAAIVGCDSVLALDGAIYGKPDSPELVIARWQHMRGRVGVLCTGHAVLDRVQDRQQLRCGQTTVHFAPVSDRAIEAYVASGEPLACAGGFALEGRGGWFVERIEGCHSNVIGLSLPLLRQMLEALGYAVPDFWPA, encoded by the coding sequence TTGCCCGCTGCCCCGTCGCTAGTTCTGGCTTCCGCATCGCCGGCTCGCCGCCGGTTGCTGCAAGCGGCCGGCATTGAGCCCATCGTGCATCCCAGCGATGTGGACGAGTCGCAGTTGCAAGCCCAGGAGCCGGTGGCGCTGGCCAACGAACTGGCGCAACGCAAGGCGGCGGCGGTCGCCCCGCACTATCCGGACGCCGCGATTGTGGGCTGCGATTCGGTGCTGGCTTTGGATGGGGCCATCTACGGCAAGCCCGACTCGCCCGAGCTCGTGATCGCGCGCTGGCAGCACATGCGCGGGCGGGTGGGCGTGCTGTGCACCGGGCACGCCGTGCTCGATCGCGTCCAGGATCGCCAGCAGCTGCGCTGCGGGCAGACGACGGTTCACTTTGCCCCAGTCAGTGATCGCGCCATTGAGGCCTACGTTGCTAGCGGCGAACCGCTAGCGTGCGCCGGCGGCTTTGCCCTGGAGGGGCGCGGCGGCTGGTTCGTGGAGCGAATCGAGGGCTGCCACAGCAACGTCATTGGCCTGAGCCTGCCGCTGCTGCGCCAGATGCTGGAAGCGCTCGGCTACGCGGTCCCCGACTTTTGGCCGGCCTAG